From the genome of Chitinophagaceae bacterium, one region includes:
- a CDS encoding asparagine--tRNA ligase, producing the protein MKTVYIADLSKHEGQEVTLQGWTANKRSGKGIFFIILRDGTGFCQCVVDEKSVPAADFENAGSLTMESSCTIQGLVVKDERQIGGYELRASQVSVISIAQEYPISKKEHGVDFLMDNRHLWLRSQRQWAIMRIRNAMIFSIHRFFNRKGFVQADAPLFTGNAVEGTSTLFETDFYGKPAYLSQSGQLYGEAMAMAMGKIYTFGPTFRAEKSKTRRHLSEFWMIEPEMAFYDLDMNMDLIEAMLKFVIKTLLAECKSEFQMIGRDTTILENLSDKKFPRLTYDETVRIIKGEQDVNGKNAITSLEDELISVQKKIAAAKTEIADREEKMKVPGMKKGEITFNQTRIDNLKNELKDLEEDERNIPQWINSAKTFEYGNDLGGSDETVITRLFDVPILVYNWPHEVKAFYLKRDKDPRWAKGVDVLAPEGYGEIVGGGERETDIDLLIGKIIEHKLPMQAFEWYLDLRRFGSVPHAGFGLGLERLIAWVCKLPHVRETIPFPRMYGRLEP; encoded by the coding sequence ATGAAAACAGTTTATATAGCAGACCTGTCAAAGCATGAAGGACAGGAAGTGACCTTGCAGGGCTGGACGGCTAACAAACGTTCAGGCAAGGGAATTTTTTTCATCATCCTTCGCGATGGAACAGGGTTCTGCCAATGTGTGGTGGATGAAAAATCAGTACCGGCAGCAGACTTTGAAAATGCCGGCAGCCTTACGATGGAAAGTTCCTGTACCATACAGGGTTTGGTAGTAAAGGATGAAAGGCAAATCGGAGGATATGAATTACGTGCATCGCAGGTTTCAGTGATCAGCATAGCACAGGAATATCCTATTTCCAAAAAGGAGCATGGTGTTGATTTTTTAATGGACAACCGTCACCTGTGGTTGCGTTCACAGCGTCAGTGGGCCATCATGCGCATTCGCAATGCGATGATTTTTTCGATCCACCGTTTTTTCAACAGGAAGGGATTTGTACAGGCCGATGCGCCCCTTTTTACAGGCAATGCAGTGGAAGGAACGAGTACTTTGTTTGAAACAGATTTTTATGGAAAGCCTGCATATCTCTCGCAATCAGGTCAGTTGTATGGCGAAGCAATGGCAATGGCAATGGGCAAAATTTACACGTTCGGTCCTACATTCCGTGCAGAAAAATCAAAAACACGCAGGCACTTGTCGGAGTTCTGGATGATTGAACCTGAGATGGCGTTCTATGATCTCGACATGAATATGGATCTGATTGAAGCCATGTTGAAATTTGTAATCAAAACATTGCTCGCTGAATGTAAGAGTGAATTTCAGATGATTGGTCGGGATACTACCATTCTTGAAAACCTTTCCGACAAGAAATTTCCACGGCTCACCTATGATGAAACCGTCCGCATCATTAAAGGTGAGCAGGATGTGAATGGAAAAAATGCGATTACTTCACTGGAAGATGAGCTGATTAGTGTACAGAAAAAAATAGCAGCAGCGAAAACTGAAATTGCGGACCGTGAAGAGAAAATGAAAGTGCCGGGGATGAAGAAAGGGGAAATCACCTTTAATCAAACCAGGATCGACAACCTGAAAAATGAGTTGAAAGATTTAGAGGAAGATGAACGCAACATTCCGCAATGGATCAATTCCGCAAAAACATTTGAGTACGGAAATGATTTGGGAGGCAGTGATGAAACTGTGATCACGCGTTTATTCGATGTGCCTATTTTAGTGTATAACTGGCCACATGAAGTGAAAGCATTTTACCTGAAACGCGACAAAGATCCACGATGGGCAAAAGGAGTGGATGTGCTGGCGCCGGAAGGTTATGGAGAAATTGTAGGTGGTGGTGAGCGGGAAACAGATATTGATTTGCTGATCGGAAAGATCATCGAGCATAAATTGCCGATGCAGGCTTTTGAATGGTATCTCGATTTGCGTCGCTTCGGCTCTGTACCACATGCTGGTTTCGGTTTGGGATTAGAAAGATTGATCGCCTGGGTTTGTAAACTGCCGCATGTGAGAGAGACGATTCCTTTTCCAAGGATGTATGGAAGATTGGAGCCTTGA
- a CDS encoding DUF4198 domain-containing protein — protein sequence MNFRSVAILAIILLLSAALFSHHYILVPDKFIYQKGDSLTVHLMVGEPFDFEFERELQHQMTPHFMLYSKMDSANLLPLTADSIKPILRTIVNFEGLALIEMQRTASTIEQKRGAFTKYLEEEKITTISFDSTKWKKDVVKENYSRCIKSLITSGKPGNENLYSKVVGQRLEILLMSNPYQMEPNQKLVVKVLWEGKPLASQWITSAVKNTDGSVKEISALTDRKGMAAFEVAFNTVYYLHTIYMLKLKENAAADYESIWASYSFQTAAK from the coding sequence ATGAATTTTCGTTCCGTTGCTATTCTTGCCATAATACTTTTGCTTTCAGCCGCCTTGTTTTCCCACCATTATATTTTAGTTCCTGATAAGTTCATCTATCAAAAAGGCGATTCACTCACTGTGCACTTAATGGTGGGCGAACCATTTGATTTTGAATTCGAACGCGAACTGCAACACCAGATGACACCACATTTTATGCTGTATTCAAAAATGGATTCTGCCAACTTATTACCATTAACAGCTGACAGCATAAAACCCATTTTGAGAACGATTGTAAATTTTGAGGGTCTTGCCCTGATAGAAATGCAACGAACTGCTTCAACGATAGAGCAAAAACGGGGCGCATTCACAAAATATCTTGAAGAAGAAAAAATCACCACCATCAGTTTTGACAGCACCAAATGGAAAAAGGATGTTGTTAAAGAAAATTATTCACGCTGCATCAAATCACTGATCACTTCCGGAAAACCGGGCAATGAAAACCTATATAGTAAAGTAGTGGGACAGCGACTCGAAATATTACTGATGAGTAATCCATACCAGATGGAGCCCAATCAAAAATTGGTTGTAAAAGTTTTGTGGGAAGGAAAGCCGCTGGCTTCGCAATGGATCACTTCCGCCGTGAAGAATACTGATGGAAGCGTGAAAGAGATTTCTGCATTAACAGATAGGAAAGGAATGGCGGCATTTGAAGTTGCATTCAACACCGTGTATTATTTGCATACCATCTATATGCTTAAGCTGAAAGAAAATGCTGCAGCGGATTATGAAAGCATCTGGGCAAGCTACAGTTTTCAGACGGCAGCTAAATAA
- a CDS encoding choice-of-anchor B family protein: MKRISHIFLFLLFCSYTLSAQQNMSFKGKLTYSNDLGSLWGYADGNGHEYALVGAYNGLSIVDVTVPTNPVQVQFVSTSNSFWHEIKTWSHYAYVVNETGGGLLIVDLANLPNAVTSVNWTGGSLGLSTGHTLFIDGNGIAYINGSNVGVGGVLFLNLNINPMNPTYLGAYTNGYVHDCYVRNDTMWTAQIYSGLFKVVNVANKVAPVILGSHSTPGNFTHNTALSNNGKYLYTTDEVTNSYVTAYNVSNLANISETDRFQANPGTNSIAHNVHVKGNFLVTGYYRDGVIITDASDPSNLIKVGNYDTSPLSGNGYNGCWEAYPYLPSGNILAADIEEGLFVLGANYVSACFLTGKVTDYTGGAILNGVSVSITGAANTTTTTDLSGNYKTGYATAGSYSVVLSKSGYYTKTITGVSLANGITTVLNTTLKKTTLPQCVVPTGLFADNLAAGTATLHWSDEYSSKYTITLKNNNTGVAQTLTSATNSFVATGLASCTSYKFKVKAKCPTGGTTVFSPFYSFTSGGNGCKVITESLAGDETEKELAVYPNPFTDQFDISFSLEESAPVLLSVYDVSGRKVKTVADETMEAGNQLLHVDASELQSGLYVCVLQSGDRVMTKKIVKD, translated from the coding sequence ATGAAAAGAATCAGCCACATTTTTTTGTTTTTACTCTTCTGCAGTTACACCCTTTCAGCTCAGCAAAACATGTCATTCAAGGGAAAACTAACCTACAGCAACGACCTTGGGAGTCTGTGGGGATATGCTGATGGCAATGGTCATGAATATGCACTTGTCGGAGCTTACAATGGATTGTCTATTGTAGATGTAACGGTTCCAACTAATCCTGTGCAAGTGCAGTTTGTATCCACCAGCAATTCGTTCTGGCATGAAATAAAAACATGGAGTCATTATGCGTATGTAGTGAATGAAACCGGAGGCGGTTTGCTGATTGTTGATCTTGCCAACCTGCCCAATGCGGTTACCTCTGTTAACTGGACAGGAGGATCACTCGGCTTGTCGACAGGTCACACATTATTTATTGATGGGAATGGCATTGCTTACATCAATGGTTCCAATGTTGGAGTGGGCGGCGTTTTGTTTCTGAACCTCAATATCAATCCGATGAATCCCACTTATCTTGGCGCTTACACCAATGGATATGTACATGATTGTTATGTAAGAAATGACACCATGTGGACGGCACAGATTTACAGCGGATTGTTTAAAGTGGTGAATGTTGCCAACAAAGTTGCACCTGTTATTCTTGGCTCGCATTCAACTCCCGGAAACTTTACGCACAACACAGCTTTATCAAACAATGGAAAATATCTTTATACGACCGATGAAGTAACCAATTCTTATGTAACGGCTTACAATGTTTCCAACTTAGCTAACATCAGTGAGACAGATCGTTTTCAGGCCAACCCGGGCACTAACAGCATCGCGCACAATGTGCATGTAAAAGGAAATTTTCTGGTTACGGGATACTATCGTGATGGCGTTATTATTACTGATGCAAGTGATCCTTCTAACCTCATTAAGGTTGGTAACTACGATACCTCTCCATTATCCGGCAATGGCTATAATGGATGCTGGGAAGCATATCCTTATCTTCCTTCAGGCAACATACTCGCTGCCGATATTGAAGAAGGTTTGTTTGTGTTGGGTGCTAATTATGTGTCTGCCTGTTTCCTAACGGGAAAGGTGACTGATTATACAGGAGGAGCTATATTGAACGGCGTGAGTGTATCTATAACCGGTGCGGCCAATACAACTACTACCACAGATCTTTCCGGAAATTATAAAACAGGTTATGCAACTGCGGGTTCATATAGTGTTGTATTATCCAAATCAGGTTATTATACAAAAACCATTACAGGCGTTTCTCTCGCAAACGGCATAACAACGGTGCTGAATACCACCTTGAAAAAAACAACCTTGCCACAATGCGTTGTACCTACCGGACTTTTTGCAGACAACCTGGCGGCTGGCACCGCCACTTTACACTGGAGTGATGAATATTCATCTAAATACACCATCACACTTAAGAATAACAACACCGGAGTAGCGCAAACACTTACTTCTGCCACTAATTCCTTTGTAGCAACAGGGCTTGCAAGCTGCACCAGTTACAAATTTAAAGTGAAGGCAAAATGCCCGACTGGTGGCACAACTGTTTTTTCACCTTTCTATTCATTCACCAGCGGAGGAAATGGTTGCAAAGTGATTACAGAAAGTTTGGCTGGAGATGAAACAGAAAAAGAACTGGCTGTTTATCCCAACCCATTTACCGATCAATTTGATATTTCATTTTCTCTGGAAGAATCTGCGCCTGTGCTGTTGTCTGTTTATGATGTATCAGGAAGAAAAGTAAAAACCGTTGCTGACGAAACGATGGAAGCCGGTAATCAATTATTGCATGTGGATGCTTCCGAATTGCAATCAGGATTATATGTCTGCGTATTGCAATCGGGCGATCGGGTGATGACGAAGAAGATTGTGAAGGATTAG
- a CDS encoding LexA family transcriptional regulator translates to MIFSNNVKLLRTRRSKTQDIVARELGMSRSTLNSYENGSVKNPTLEALMGFSKYYKVSIDTLVKMDLGKLSGFQLSELERGHDVYITGSKLRVLATTVDSGNHENIEAVNVKAKAGYRNGYADPDFIRKLPTFQLPILFNDRKYRMFQIDGDSMLPIPDQSWVIGEYVENWHDIKSGHAYILLTQEDGIVFKNVFNQLKKKKKLELHSLNTLYKPYELDVTDVKEVWKFCNYISSEIPEPVRHKDELLGLVEKMEEELMIIKNALKLEAV, encoded by the coding sequence ATGATCTTCAGCAACAACGTTAAACTGCTTCGCACAAGAAGAAGCAAAACCCAGGACATCGTAGCGCGCGAACTCGGCATGAGCCGTTCCACCCTCAACAGCTACGAAAACGGCAGCGTAAAAAATCCAACACTCGAAGCGTTGATGGGCTTCTCGAAATATTATAAAGTATCAATTGATACGCTGGTGAAAATGGACCTCGGAAAACTCTCCGGCTTTCAACTCTCGGAGCTCGAACGCGGACATGATGTGTACATCACCGGCAGCAAACTGCGCGTGCTGGCAACAACCGTTGACAGCGGCAATCATGAAAACATTGAGGCCGTGAATGTAAAAGCCAAAGCCGGTTACCGGAATGGATATGCAGATCCGGATTTCATCAGGAAATTGCCGACGTTTCAGTTGCCGATTCTGTTCAACGACCGGAAGTATCGCATGTTCCAGATTGACGGCGATTCCATGCTGCCGATTCCCGATCAAAGTTGGGTGATTGGTGAATACGTAGAAAACTGGCACGACATCAAAAGCGGACATGCTTATATTCTGCTCACGCAGGAAGACGGCATCGTTTTTAAAAATGTATTCAACCAATTGAAGAAAAAGAAAAAGCTGGAGCTGCATTCATTGAATACATTATACAAACCTTATGAGCTGGATGTAACAGATGTGAAGGAAGTCTGGAAATTCTGCAACTACATCAGCAGCGAAATCCCCGAACCCGTGCGCCACAAAGATGAGTTGCTGGGGTTAGTGGAAAAGATGGAAGAGGAGCTGATGATTATTAAGAATGCGTTGAAGCTGGAGGCAGTGTAA
- a CDS encoding GxxExxY protein produces the protein MELLHTDTTDKIIKAFYKVNNELGFGFLEKVYQNALLLELVELGLHCEKQKQVKVYYRGQVVGEYFADLIANDSVIIELKAAEILVEAHELQLINYLKATEMEVGLLLNFGRKPQFKRKIFTNNRKNNGTQITQI, from the coding sequence ATGGAACTATTGCATACTGATACTACAGATAAAATCATTAAGGCCTTTTATAAGGTTAATAATGAACTTGGTTTTGGCTTTCTTGAGAAAGTATATCAAAACGCTTTGCTGTTGGAGTTAGTTGAACTGGGATTGCATTGTGAAAAACAGAAGCAGGTAAAAGTTTACTATCGCGGACAAGTTGTCGGCGAATATTTTGCTGACTTAATTGCAAATGACAGTGTAATCATTGAACTGAAAGCCGCAGAAATATTAGTGGAAGCACACGAGTTGCAATTGATTAATTATTTGAAAGCCACAGAGATGGAGGTGGGATTACTTTTAAATTTCGGGAGGAAACCACAGTTTAAAAGAAAAATTTTTACGAATAACAGGAAAAATAATGGAACACAGATAACGCAGATTTAA
- a CDS encoding 2'-5' RNA ligase family protein, with amino-acid sequence MQKLDYLMYEEDAETKARSRPDPVITPVLVPASKQYQYLLVINPPPHIRNEVELLKKSFHRHFDHYQAVVSKPHITLCTFLMSGAKEAEVVKQIAAVAGRHAAFNLSLKNFDSISSHTIYIDVLNPYGLVNVVTDLKKELHFAPKEGTFMLKPRLTIARGLDKEKFSRASAIFCERPYTASFVAGSMLLLKKETALKFGKYEVVREFNFEGVRRGVAVHA; translated from the coding sequence ATGCAGAAGCTTGACTACCTGATGTATGAAGAAGATGCGGAAACAAAAGCGAGATCGAGACCTGATCCTGTTATTACACCTGTGTTAGTGCCTGCTTCCAAACAGTATCAATATTTACTGGTGATCAATCCGCCGCCGCATATCAGGAATGAAGTGGAATTGCTGAAGAAAAGTTTTCACCGGCACTTCGATCATTACCAGGCTGTTGTTTCTAAGCCACATATTACGCTCTGTACTTTTTTAATGAGCGGGGCAAAAGAAGCGGAAGTGGTTAAACAAATTGCTGCCGTGGCCGGAAGGCATGCCGCTTTTAACCTGTCGTTGAAAAATTTCGACAGCATTTCATCGCATACCATTTACATCGATGTGTTGAATCCATATGGTCTTGTGAATGTAGTAACGGATTTGAAAAAGGAGTTGCACTTTGCACCGAAGGAAGGCACATTCATGTTGAAACCGCGTCTTACTATTGCACGTGGATTGGACAAAGAAAAATTCAGCCGTGCTTCCGCCATATTTTGTGAGCGGCCCTACACCGCTTCTTTCGTAGCCGGAAGCATGCTGCTGCTGAAAAAGGAAACAGCATTGAAATTTGGAAAGTATGAGGTGGTGCGGGAGTTTAATTTTGAAGGAGTGAGAAGAGGTGTGGCCGTTCATGCATAG
- the tnpA gene encoding IS200/IS605 family transposase: MANTYSQISIQVVFAVKGRENIIIQKFRDELHKYIAGIVNDNKQKSLAVNGSTDHLHVFFGLEPSMCISDLVRDIKAGSSKWINERGFIKGKFNWQDGYAAFSYSKSQRDSVIKYIMNQEQHHRKKSFREEYLEMLRKAGIKFESQYLFEFYD; this comes from the coding sequence ATGGCCAACACGTATTCACAAATTTCCATTCAGGTGGTTTTCGCCGTTAAAGGACGGGAAAACATCATCATTCAAAAATTTCGCGACGAATTACATAAATACATTGCTGGTATTGTCAATGACAATAAACAAAAATCATTGGCAGTGAATGGATCGACAGATCATCTCCATGTTTTCTTTGGATTAGAACCCTCCATGTGTATATCTGATTTGGTTCGCGACATAAAGGCCGGTTCCTCCAAATGGATCAATGAAAGAGGGTTTATAAAAGGAAAATTTAACTGGCAGGATGGATATGCAGCATTCTCTTATTCAAAATCACAACGGGACAGTGTGATTAAATACATTATGAATCAAGAGCAGCACCACCGTAAAAAATCGTTTCGTGAAGAATACCTGGAGATGTTGCGGAAGGCAGGAATTAAATTCGAATCACAATACCTCTTTGAGTTTTATGATTAG
- the dinB gene encoding DNA polymerase IV → MILSPDKTIVHLDLDCFFVAVSRLMNPALNGKPVLVGGSSDRGVVAACSYEARKYGIHSAMPMKLAKRLCPEALIVHGDYEMYTKKSDEVTEIIREKVPLYEKASVDEFYMDLTGMDKFFGCYKWATELWHKVRKETGLPSSFGLSVNKTVSKVATDDVKPDSNRKVDRGTEKDYLAPMSVSKIPMVGEKTYHILRQMGIEKIHTMQQMPVELMKDVLGENGVTIWQKANGIDDTPVIPYSERKSISSEETFDQDTIDITKIKSILIRMTEALLFQLRDENKLASCVTVKIRYSNFDTHTMQSRIPYTSCDHHLIPRVKELFDKLYNRRMLIRLVGVRFSHLVGGGYQINLFEDSLEQIQLYQAMDRLRKKYGDNSVVRAAGMGFQLRDFNPFNGIRKTVAGGVQKKNVAMA, encoded by the coding sequence ATGATCCTATCTCCGGATAAAACCATAGTCCACCTTGATCTCGATTGCTTCTTTGTAGCAGTATCGAGGTTGATGAATCCTGCCCTTAATGGCAAACCCGTGCTGGTTGGTGGCAGCAGCGACCGTGGCGTAGTGGCGGCCTGTAGTTACGAAGCCCGCAAGTATGGTATCCATTCGGCCATGCCTATGAAGCTTGCCAAGCGATTGTGTCCCGAAGCATTGATTGTGCATGGCGATTACGAGATGTATACTAAAAAGTCAGATGAAGTAACAGAGATCATCCGCGAGAAAGTGCCGCTGTATGAAAAAGCATCTGTAGATGAATTTTATATGGACCTCACTGGCATGGATAAATTTTTCGGCTGTTATAAATGGGCCACTGAACTGTGGCACAAGGTGAGAAAGGAAACAGGGTTGCCCAGCTCGTTTGGATTATCAGTGAATAAAACGGTTTCGAAAGTGGCTACGGATGATGTAAAACCTGACAGTAACCGGAAAGTAGACCGCGGAACAGAGAAAGACTATTTAGCACCGATGAGCGTGAGCAAAATTCCGATGGTGGGAGAAAAAACGTATCACATTTTGCGGCAGATGGGGATTGAAAAAATTCATACGATGCAACAAATGCCTGTGGAGTTGATGAAGGATGTATTGGGTGAAAATGGCGTCACCATCTGGCAGAAGGCAAATGGCATTGATGATACACCGGTGATTCCATACAGCGAACGAAAATCTATTTCATCGGAAGAAACCTTCGACCAGGACACCATTGATATCACAAAGATTAAATCCATCCTCATCCGTATGACGGAGGCATTGCTCTTCCAGTTACGCGATGAAAACAAACTGGCCAGTTGCGTGACGGTGAAAATCCGCTATAGCAATTTCGATACGCACACCATGCAATCGCGTATTCCTTACACTTCATGTGATCACCACCTGATTCCAAGGGTAAAGGAATTATTCGACAAGCTGTACAACCGCCGCATGCTGATCCGCCTGGTAGGCGTGCGGTTCAGTCATCTGGTAGGTGGCGGTTACCAGATCAATTTATTTGAAGATTCACTGGAACAAATACAACTCTACCAGGCCATGGACCGGCTGCGGAAAAAGTATGGCGACAATTCAGTAGTGCGTGCAGCAGGTATGGGATTTCAGTTGCGGGATTTCAATCCGTTTAATGGCATACGGAAAACGGTGGCAGGAGGTGTACAAAAGAAAAATGTAGCGATGGCCTGA
- a CDS encoding transcriptional regulator — protein MKLKTIKTKKEYEALLNWVDVQFDKKIRRDSPAGEQLEIALLLIEKYEDEHYPIPYPDPIEAVKLKMKENGWKNKDLVGKIGNKGYVSAILNRKKPMTLEMARLFHRQLGVPAEVLLS, from the coding sequence ATGAAACTTAAAACTATCAAAACAAAAAAGGAATATGAGGCCCTGCTCAATTGGGTAGATGTTCAGTTCGATAAAAAAATCAGACGCGATTCTCCTGCGGGTGAGCAATTAGAGATTGCTCTTCTTCTGATAGAAAAATATGAAGATGAGCATTATCCTATTCCTTATCCTGATCCAATTGAAGCGGTTAAATTGAAGATGAAAGAAAATGGATGGAAGAATAAGGACCTTGTAGGCAAGATAGGTAACAAAGGGTATGTGTCTGCTATTCTCAATCGTAAAAAACCTATGACCTTGGAAATGGCTCGTCTATTTCATCGTCAGTTGGGCGTTCCTGCTGAAGTGTTGTTATCGTAA
- a CDS encoding type II toxin-antitoxin system HigB family toxin has protein sequence MFNIITRKTLLDFSNRYPEAANALYEWYHELLKSELKNFNELKRIYGNASIVGDDRVVFNIMGNKFRLVVRFVFEFRIIQIKWFGTHSEYNKIKVTTIQYKKR, from the coding sequence GTGTTCAATATCATTACCAGAAAAACACTCCTGGACTTTAGTAACCGGTATCCTGAGGCAGCTAATGCGTTGTATGAATGGTACCATGAATTATTGAAGTCAGAGTTAAAGAATTTTAATGAGTTAAAGAGAATCTACGGGAATGCCAGTATTGTAGGTGATGACCGTGTAGTGTTTAATATTATGGGTAACAAATTTCGTTTAGTAGTACGATTTGTTTTTGAATTCAGGATTATTCAGATAAAATGGTTTGGTACACATTCGGAATACAACAAGATTAAAGTAACTACTATTCAATACAAGAAAAGATGA
- a CDS encoding DUF4249 family protein, producing the protein MVELTSTDRSTFLYNESLRIQNNTEGNPFAEPAPVFNNIEMGYGIFGSRVIARDSIY; encoded by the coding sequence ATGGTAGAACTTACCTCTACCGATCGCTCCACATTTTTATACAATGAATCGCTCCGGATACAAAATAACACGGAAGGAAATCCATTTGCAGAGCCGGCGCCTGTTTTCAATAACATTGAAATGGGATATGGTATTTTTGGTTCCAGGGTAATTGCCAGAGACAGCATTTATTAG
- a CDS encoding alginate export family protein, protein MRKFLINGIQFITGITPMIMLFILTPLLKANAQSSFTLSAIIRPRFELQYGYRVPPDSLSDPQLLFSQRTRLNAAYNSDRFNAFLSFQDARIWGDQIQGTDVPSLGIHEAWVQYNFNKKIGLRLGRQEYKYDNKRLLTDGDWPQQGRSHDGGMLKLALDRGWKIDLAASYNQEKQTYFNNFYSLSNYKTLDFLWVNKTKTDSNYNYSASALILADGNQSPDTTGIIMRYTYGINTAFDHHKWGLNLEAYGQSGRTRTINQSGNIVPDSFQTVKAFMFSVNPWVEVFRDFQIGVGIDYLTGSDALDTSSTGTTNMFNPQYGAGDKFYGKMDVYVNLPTDTRNGGLIDGYLSVRYLYKKWNLSAVYHYYSLENQVEDVENPGQALGKALGTELNLAAIKDITKDVNINTGVAFFFPTRSMEFVKSSAFSQLGGPLITGVYVYVMLTFKPVFFSKKSE, encoded by the coding sequence ATGAGAAAATTTCTGATCAATGGAATCCAATTTATTACGGGCATCACTCCAATGATTATGCTTTTTATCCTAACGCCGCTGCTGAAGGCAAATGCTCAATCGTCATTTACACTCTCCGCAATCATAAGACCGAGATTTGAATTGCAATACGGTTACAGGGTGCCGCCTGATTCGCTGAGTGATCCACAGCTTCTTTTTTCGCAACGTACCCGCCTGAATGCAGCTTATAACAGTGACAGGTTTAATGCCTTCCTCAGCTTTCAGGATGCACGCATCTGGGGCGACCAGATACAGGGAACCGATGTTCCTTCGCTGGGAATACATGAAGCATGGGTACAATATAATTTTAACAAGAAGATCGGACTGCGGTTAGGACGCCAGGAATATAAATATGACAACAAGCGACTGCTTACGGATGGCGACTGGCCGCAACAAGGTCGTTCGCATGATGGAGGTATGCTTAAGCTGGCACTGGATCGCGGCTGGAAGATTGACCTGGCCGCTTCTTACAACCAAGAAAAACAAACTTACTTTAACAACTTTTACTCTTTATCCAATTACAAAACACTCGATTTTTTATGGGTGAACAAAACAAAAACGGACAGCAATTACAATTACAGTGCATCAGCACTTATCCTGGCTGATGGTAATCAGTCGCCTGACACCACCGGAATTATCATGCGATATACCTATGGCATCAACACTGCTTTTGACCATCATAAGTGGGGGCTTAACCTGGAGGCTTACGGGCAAAGCGGCCGCACGCGCACCATTAATCAAAGCGGCAACATTGTGCCCGATTCTTTCCAAACCGTAAAGGCCTTTATGTTTTCAGTGAACCCCTGGGTAGAAGTATTCAGAGATTTCCAGATAGGTGTAGGTATTGATTACTTAACAGGAAGCGATGCGCTTGATACTTCAAGTACAGGTACTACTAACATGTTTAATCCGCAGTATGGCGCCGGTGATAAATTTTATGGCAAGATGGATGTGTATGTGAATTTGCCAACTGATACAAGAAATGGAGGACTGATTGATGGATACTTATCAGTTAGGTATTTATACAAGAAATGGAACCTGTCGGCAGTGTATCACTATTATTCACTCGAAAACCAGGTAGAAGACGTTGAAAATCCGGGGCAGGCTCTCGGAAAAGCACTGGGAACAGAGTTGAACCTTGCCGCTATAAAAGACATTACCAAAGATGTGAATATTAATACCGGTGTGGCATTCTTCTTCCCAACCCGCTCCATGGAATTTGTAAAATCATCCGCTTTCTCACAATTGGGCGGACCGTTGATCACCGGTGTGTATGTGTATGTGATGCTGACGTTTAAGCCGGTTTTCTTTAGTAAGAAGAGTGAGTAG